The segment TCACGGATGCCCACCTACCCACCCTGAACACTTTGTCTCATTTCAGTGGAATTCAGGGGTCTGGCCCTTCACGCCCAAGTTACATTTTGTCCAGCAGCTCTCAGTAGCTACCCTGTATGGTGCGTTTATTGAGGTCCTCTGTGGTGCCATTTAATTCTCCCAAGAACCTCATGAGGTGGATGTTCACCCCATTTTGGAGAAAGCTGTTAGAGAATAAAAGTACCTTGGCCAAAGTGTCAGCTGGGATTCAACCCAATAAATTAGGTGCAGATTCTTTCTAGCTGTTGTGACCAAGCTTCAGATATAATGGTGGCTTGGATGAGATGGACATTTCTAGTGCTGGGCAGAAGCAGGGCAGGGCTCTGCAGTAATGGGGGCCCATGCCTGTTTCAATCTTATTTTCCTGCCATTCTCTTACACTCGTTCCAACTCTGGGTCTAAGATCTGCTCCAGCTTCCACCACCAAATCCACATTCCCAcccagagggaagaggaaaaggaggaggtggtggtttcttttttttcctctcccagtTGCACGGGTATTTCTTGAACACCCACTATGTGCTGGGCCCTAGTTTGGACACTCGGGTTCATCAATGAGGGAAACCATGGTCTCTGCCTTTGTAGCACTTTCCTTCCAGCAGGGAGAGTCAGAAGTAACATGTCAATAAGTAAAACTATGTCATAAATGCTATGGGGAGAAAAGGGTAGGACAAAGTGGGGGGACCCAGGTGTACATGTTGGGGGGCAGGTGGTAGCTGAATAGGGGTTCAGGGCAGAGCTTCTTGTAAAGGTGAGATTTAAGCAAAGACTTGCAGGAGGTGCAGCAGTTACCAAGCGGATGTCTGGGGGAAGtttccaggtggagggaagagCCAGAGCAAAGGTAAGATGGGAGCACACCTGGAGTGCTCGAAGAATGGCAAGGAGGCTGatgtggaggcagagagctgTCACCTGCCCATTGGTGCAGGCTAGGGGCAAGCCATGAAATACTGGGGCCCCTTGGGCCCCCCTACTACCTCTCCTTTGGGCTAATTGTCCCAGGATGGTTGTAAAGGAAACTAGAGGAATTctgtaagtttttcttttcactctcccATACCTGTGCTCCCCTCATCTTCAGGGATGCTCCATGCCAAACTGTTGTCTTCACCTCCCTCCAAAGTAGTCTGTTTCTAATTTCACGTGGTGGTGATGGGGGGTGTGGGGGTATAATAGGAGGGGACGGGTACTGTGGAGAACAGGAAGCAATCATATCAATACTTCCAAATGGGCATGTCTGGGCTGCATGCTAGCCTTTTGAGAGAGCGGGTAAGAAGTCAAGACAATTTTGAGTGGGGAGTCAGATGAGTGTCCGCATCAAGAAAATCAGGAGCAGGAGGACCCCGGACCCTCGAGGAGACTAGGACTTAGGTGTTGGGACCGGGTTTCCACCCTAATATTCCCAGGCCCACTTATCTGACAGACACTGTGGCATGTGCCTCAGGTAGCTTATCCATGTCatcttcacaataatcctatgagcTGGTACTATTGTtacccccattttgcaggtgaagatGTGGAAGCTCCGAGAGCATAAGGAACTTACCTAGGACTCGCACGTGGGCCTGCGTGACTACACGTTCTCGTGGTTAGCAGGACAAGCTCTCTGgcgccctcctctcctccccaccaccgACTTATGCCAGGCCCACCACCCGCTCACAAGCTGAACCCCTCATCCCTCATCTCTCACCTGAGCTgcctcccacccacctcctgccCTGACTGACCTGTGGGGATCCCTGGGTCAGGGGCCCATGTCCTCGGGTGTTCTGTCCACATCCCTGTCTGGGGTTCCTGAACCCCCAGCCCCAAAGCTTAAGCAAAGAGAGATGAAATGAAAGTCTCATTTAAGCCAGCATTTGTCTGGGGTTGACCTCTCCACTGCTAATGGACTCAGGTGAGGGACTTACCCTCTcgaagcctcaatttcctcatctgtaagattgGATACTGATACCTGTCCTGCTACATTCAAGATTGCCGCAAGCATGGAGATGAGAAGGCATCACGTCTGGAACAAAGTAGGAATTCagtacttgtttctttcctttattcccaGGGGTTCTGAAGATCTCACTTGAAGTGTGTGTTCATGttcatgcatatatgtgtgtggggTGCGTGTATCCCTTAACAGTTAATTCCCTAGATTCTTTCTAGGCTTTTGTCACTGGTGTTGAGGGAGAGAGTGTCCATCCCGGAACCCCTCTGCTTAACAAGGGGGAGAATCAGAGACCAGGGCGTCCAGTTGCCGGCCCTATGCTCATGAGCCCACAACCTCAAATCATTGGATTTAGCGTATTTAATGCCACTCAGCAGGGTGAGGGTCGGCTGGAAGACAGGGCCAGCACATCCCCCAACACTCCAGGGGCCAAATGCCCGGGGCCAAGAGGGGCACAGGCTTCCATTGCTCTCAGACTCTGCAGATGACGTGGTGTGGGCATCCTGCACGATGGAGAGTGACGTTGGTCCCGGATGGGAGAtggaagaggaggcagagctgggggagaCAAGGGGTTGGAGGGCAAGGTGTAAGAtggctctcactcccaccccGGAGACAGCCAGCCCCCAGCAGGGAGGCCCACACTGATTCAGACACACTCCACACAGCCCCATCCTTTCCCCTCCCGAAAAACTACCTTTTTGAGAAATTCCAGGAAGCTGGAATCATAGGAGACATTTGCCAGAAAGGAGTCCTTCAGCTTCAGTTGCAAAGTCATTCCTGGCCCTAAGGATCCAAAAGCACAGCTTAGGACCCAGCCGTCAGGGCCAGATTCCCTCAGAGATGCGGGCACCCCCTCCTACGCCTCTCCCTCGAAGTTCCTCTTCCCCGGCAATGCCATTTCAGACCCTCTCCAGGTGGCCGTTCAGCCCCGAACCCTCGGGCGCTCAGGACTGGGTgcctccgtctctctctctctctctccccttcttggCCTCTTCTTTCCTTGGGGACCCGTTGTCCAGCCGTCAGCCCTCACCTGCTCCATGTGAGCTGCCGAGGAAGGtcagcaggaggaagaggggcagcCCGGCCCCCATTGTGGCCACCTCGCTTCTCCGATGGGCGGAAGAGATGCCTGAAGCCCCGGCTGGCCTCTCCTGACCGGGCCTGCCTTTCTATACCCTACTCAATCCTTAGTACAGGCGTTtggggggaatggggagggggAAGCAGGAACTGGATTTTCCAGTTCTCCCAACATGGCTTTGAGGACCCAGGAGAGGCCTTCACTGGGCTGTAGGGGAGAATAGAGGGTGGTCCCCTTTTCTCAGTCCTGTGCCCTCCCGCTTCCCCATGATTCAAGGCTTGAGGGAGTGGGTGCCTGGTCCCACAGAGAGGGAGGTTGAGAGGGGAGTGGGGACTAGGGAGGTGTCCCTCCTGCAGGTGTCTGGGCCCCACCCAGGCCTGAACCTCTCATTGCTCTTTAGGGATTAATTATTAACTGCAGTTAATTTTCATCATTCATGCCACTGAAGGGCTCAGGAATGTGGGCCCAAAAGGGAGGGGTGGATTATGCCAAGTTTTTTCCCAGACCCAGGTGTCTTGCTCCCCCCGTCACAGTGACTTTTGGGGTGAGAAATGTGGGTAATGGGGAACTgtcatctttgaatgttttgttttaGTTGCTCTAAAATATCCTGGATACTCAGGTGGAGACATGAGTTCCATCAGACatcctcccccctcccacccGGGGCACTCGTGCAAAAGGGACGCCTCATACTCCCAGCAACACCCTCACACATAGGCACTCAGAGTGGCAAATCCGAGGACAGAGGCGTGGAGGGAGTCTGGAGCCCATCTAGTTTACCATTTTTCTTTACAAACTAGGAagctaaggcccagagagggtaaatgACCTACTAAGGTCACATGGCAAATCAGCAGCAGAGAGATGAGATCCCATCC is part of the Equus caballus isolate H_3958 breed thoroughbred chromosome 20, TB-T2T, whole genome shotgun sequence genome and harbors:
- the SFTA2 gene encoding surfactant-associated protein 2; its protein translation is MGAGLPLFLLLTFLGSSHGAGPGMTLQLKLKDSFLANVSYDSSFLEFLKKLCLLFHLPSGTNVTLHRAGCPHHVICRV